A genome region from Anastrepha ludens isolate Willacy chromosome 3, idAnaLude1.1, whole genome shotgun sequence includes the following:
- the LOC128857481 gene encoding gustatory receptor 8a-like, which translates to MCIQVPCVVRFHIRFFQFFGCFDVSLHPQPNQQKRAEHRLSTWTYLLLLVFSLTTVNTFFRPGAFLFIWEGFGYFIDAFKVFMAQITITIIYMETVLCRCALRKFWHRYTMLNQGPNGRGQTTEGDWLTQLCVHRGFLSIFYGITVFDLIIQIAYIIMPPKDDHLLQFWVMFTPFMYLIHVRNMQIIFHIGIIRHELEKLRNDMGLIAEYTSFAQSVAPAVGFEDFVRRKLAEKQLVFQRIYEMFYYFKHAFGISTIAVLLMTYVQLVVDSYFVLHNQNRSWNHKGT; encoded by the coding sequence ATGTGTATTCAGGTTCCCTGCGTGGTGCGTTTTCATATACGATTCTTTCAATTTTTCGGTTGCTTTGACGTTTCCTTGCACCCTCAGCCAAATCAGCAAAAGCGTGCTGAACATCGTCTCTCAACTTGGACCTATCTACTTTTGTTGGTATTTTCCTTGACAACTGTGAACACATTCTTCAGGCCGGGTGCATTTCTCTTCATCTGGGAAGGTTTTGGTTACTTCATTGATGCCTTCAAAGTATTCATGGCACAAATCACCATCACCATCATTTATATGGAGACGGTATTATGTCGGTGCGCGCTTCGGAAATTTTGGCATAGATATACGATGCTAAATCAAGGCCCCAATGGAAGAGGTCAAACGACAGAAGGCGATTGGCTTACACAATTGTGTGTACATCGTGGATTTCTGAGCATTTTCTATGGCATTACtgtattcgatttgattatacaGATTGCTTACATAATAATGCCACCGAAAGATGATCATCTACTGCAATTCTGGGTTATGTTCACACCATTCATGTATTTGATACATGTGCGAAACATGCAAATCATATTTCATATTGGAATTATACGACACGAACTTGAGAAATTGCGCAATGACATGGGCCTGATAGCAGAGTATACCAGTTTCGCACAAAGCGTAGCGCCTGCCGTGGGCTTCGAagattttgttcgtcgaaagtTGGCAGAAAAGCAGTTGGTGTTTCAGCGCATCTACGAGATGTTTTACTACTTTAAGCACGCGTTCGGTATATCAACCATTGCAGTTCTGCTAATGACCTACGTTCAATTGGTCGTCGATTCATATTTCGTATTGCACAATCAAAATAGAAGCTGGAACCATAAGGGTACTTAA
- the LOC128857880 gene encoding gustatory receptor 8a-like codes for MSIQVPAVVRFHIRLFQVIGCFDASLHAQPKMQKLAEHRLVAWTNLLLLIFSLTTVNTFSRPGAFLFTDNRFGYFNDALKVCIAQITVFIIYMETVLRRCALRTFWQKYTILNRVKAEKYQNNTSHWRAQLHTHRRFLYIFYGIIAFDVSMEVIFLAKQALDSQVIRFWVMFTPFIYMVHLRNMQIIFHIEIIRHELEKLRKDIGLLSDYTSFAHRVAPFAGFENFVRQKLAEKQLIFQRIYEMLDYFQNAFGMSIIAVILMIYVRVVVDGYFTFYLIPDGWDIIENLLMLPAFLEIPALLLTSQKCMNVVKFITFELHNIRSSVENSLISVQIQNFSLQMLHQKIRIDGMGISPLDGKMLIRIVGSIITYMIFFIQFMPKFRNL; via the exons ATGAGCATTCAAGTTCCCGCCGTTGTACGATTTCATATACGCTTATTTCAAGTAATAGGGTGCTTTGACGCTTCACTGCATGCGCAGCCAAAAATGCAAAAGCTCGCCGAGCATCGTCTTGTAGCCTGGACAAATCTTctgttgttgattttttcgttgacAACTGTGAACACCTTCTCCCGACCGGGTGCATTTCTTTTCACCGATAATCGTTTTGGTTACTTCAATGATGCCCTAAAGGTGTGCATTGCGCAAATAACAGTTTTTATCATTTACATGGAGACGGTATTGCGTCGATGTGCATTACGCACCTTCTGGCAGAAATATACGATTTTAAATCGGGTAAAagctgaaaaatatcaaaataatacaaGTCATTGGCGTGCACAGTTACATACACATCGTCGTTTCCTttacattttctatgggattattGCATTTGATGTGTCTATGGAAGTGATCTTCCTTGCCAAGCAAGCATTGGACAGTCAGGTAATACGATTTTGGGTTATGTTTACACCATTCATTTATATGGTACATTTGCGGAATATGCAAATAATATTTCATATCGAAATTATACGGCACGAACTTGAGAAGCTGCGTAAGGACATTGGACTGCTATCAGATTATACAAGCTTTGCGCATCGCGTAGCCCCTTTTGCAGGTTTTGAAAACTTTGTGCGCCAAAAGTTGGCCGAAAAGCAGTTGATTTTTCAACGCATCTATGAGATGCTGGACTACTTCCAGAATGCATTTGGCATGTCCATCATTGCAGTGATCTTGATGATCTATGTGCGAGTGGTCGTCGATGGGTACTTCACGTTTTATCTTATACCAGACGGCTGGGATATTATAG AAAATTTGTTAATGCTGCCTGCATTCTTGGAGATCCCAGCACTTTTACTGACTTCACAAAAATGCATGAATGTG GTAAAGTTCATAACATTTGAATTGCATAATATACGGAGCTCTGTGGAGAACTCACTTATTTCCGTTCAG ATACAAAATTTCTCACTGCAAATGTTACATCAGAAAATACGAATTGATGGTATGGGCATATCTCCATTGGATGGAAAAATGTTAATCCGT ATTGTGGGCTCTATTATTACgtacatgattttcttcatacaatttatgccaaaatttagaaatttataa
- the LOC128857878 gene encoding protein GPR107: MTSQANYKLLIVQALCLAVVVARKHHLEVLDDVRPYIALSTFGFYTDGHLDVQLSKLHIENEDENDLYGLTLDKTTIDQLNPYLDSHQNKCILEEPTGIQRSGPILFFLLDLKNLNIKVQCSPEWKNQHIYRSRELFPMYRGKRHSKMSDSTIYLQRRKRSDDAVAAQVENNDLPVDEQEMLDDDDSVEAPQIIVKPSSPIPFVKAPSPTKATAAPGPAIVPKVATSEIKKPSPSLAPAENPFPHDVVKAPISSNENVPYQLCRNYTMPLTKQVINGKTYYNMSFSMLVATLHDEGLYNLHFHACPNYRTTKLISFVVDIEEKNNNNFLSAGEMPLPALYSMMSVLFFLSGLFWVFILKKSKHTAHKLHYIMAVLVFLKSLSLMFHSINYHFIEIRGEHVEAWAILYYVTHLLKGSVLFITIVLMGTGWTFIKPILSDKDKKIFMIVIPLQVLANVAEIIIDESEESDIEFRTWRNIFIFVDLLCCGAILFPIVWSIRHLHEASATDGKAAINLRKLKLFRQFYIMIVCYIYFTRIIVYLLKMTVAFQYAWLDEMFHEMATYVFFVLTAYKFRPTSSHPYFAVRNEDDDAVEVLTESGLTEGLHRTKALNRNAPPPAGSTLLNGTEEERENLITKRESSHEYD; the protein is encoded by the exons ATGACTTCACAAGCAAATTACAAGTTGCTTATTGTACAAGCTCTATGTTTAGCAGTAGTGGTGGCCAGAAAACATCATCTAGAAGTGCTG GATGATGTGCGCCCTTATATTGCGTTAAGCACATTTGGCTTCTACACCGATGGGCATTTGGATGTGCAACTGAGTAAACTGCATAtagaaaatgaggatgaaaacGATTTG TATGGCTTAACATTGGACAAAACGACGATAGATCAATTAAATCCATACCTGGACTCGCATCAAAACAAATGCATACTAGAAGAACCAACGGGTATACAACGCAGTGGTCCGATATTGTTCTTCTTATTGGACCTAAAAAATCTTAA TATTAAAGTGCAATGCTCACCCGAATGGAAAAATCAACACATTTATCGCAGTCGAGAGTTGTTTCCTATGTATCGTGGGAAGCGCCACTCTAAGATGAGCGACTCAACCATCTATTTACAGCGGCGCAAACGTAGTGATGACGCGGTAGCTGCACAAGTTGAGAACAATGACTTACCAGTGGACGAGCAGGAAATGTTGGACGATGATGATTCGGTGGAAGCACCACAAATAATTGTAAAACCGTCATCACCCATACCTTTTGTTAAGGCACCATCACCTACAAAAGCGACCGCAGCTCCAGGCCCAGCCATAGTGCCTAAAGTGGCAACTTCGGAAATCAAAAAACCTTCTCCATCCCTTGCGCCTGCCGAAAACCCATTCCCACATGACGTGGTAAAAGCGCCAATTAGTTCAAATGAAAATGTACCATATCAGCTATGCAGAAACTACACAATGCCATTGACGAAACAAGTAATCAATGGGAAAACCTATTATAACATGTCG TTCTCTATGCTGGTGGCCACATTACATGACGAGGGTCTCTACAATCTGCATTTCCACGCCTGCCCTAACTACAGAACAACAAAGCTGATTTCTTTTGTG GTGGATATTGAGgagaagaataataataatttcctatCCGCCGGAGAAATGCCACTGCCAGCTTTGTATTCCATGATGAGTGTGCTGTTCTTCTTATCCGGCCTCTTTTGGGTGTTCATCTTGAAAAAGAGCAA GCACACCGCACACAAATTGCATTACATTATGGCAGTCTTGGTATTTCTAAAATCACTTTCGCTCATGTTCCATTCAATTAATTATCATTTTATCGAAATTCGGGGGGAACATGTGGAAGCCTGGGCGATTTTGTACTACGTGACACATTT gCTCAAAGGATCTGTGTTGTTTATCACTATAGTGCTTATGGGAACAGGCTGGACATTTATTAAGCCAATTCTCTCGGACAAGGATAAAAAAATCTTCATGATTGTTATTCCACTAcag gtACTCGCTAACGTGGCCGAAATCATCATTGACGAATCGGAGGAGAGCGATATTGAGTTCCGCACTTGGcgcaatattttcatattcgtTGATTTACTCTGTTGTGGTGCCATACTCTTTCCTATTGTCTGGTCAATAAGACATCTGCACGAGGCATCAGCCACTGACGGCAAAGCAGCTATCAATTTACGCAAACTAAAGCTATTCCGACAATTCTACATAATGATTGTGTGCTATATTTATTTCACACGCATAATTGTATATCTACTAAAAATGACAGTCGCTTTCCAGTATGCCTGGCTCGACGAAATGTTCCACGAAATGGCGACATATGTTTTCTTCGTACTGACAGCCTACAAATTTCGACCCACTTCATCGCATCCGTACTTTGCTGTGCGCAATGAAGATGATGACGCCGTCGAAGTACTCACAGAATCCGGTCTCACCGAGGGTTTACATCGCACGAAAGCCCTTAATCGTAATGCCCCACCACCAGCTGGTTCTACTTTACTTAATGGCACTGAGGAAGAACGCGAAAATCTAATAACGAAACGTGAATCGAGTCATGAATAtgattag
- the LOC128856411 gene encoding 40S ribosomal protein S15Aa, which yields MVRMNVLADALKCINNAEKRGKRQVLLRPCSKVIIKFLTVMMKHGYIGEFEIVDDHRSGKIVVNLTGRLNKCGVISPRFDVPINDIEKWTNNLLPSRQFGYVVLTTSGGIMDHEEARRKHLGGKILGFFF from the coding sequence ATGGTGCGAATGAACGTATTGGCTGATGCCTTAAAATGCATTAACAACGCTGAGAAGCGTGGCAAGCGTCAGGTTCTCCTGCGACCCTGCTCCAAAGTTATCATTAAATTCCTTACCGTCATGATGAAGCACGGCTATATTGGGGAATTCGAAATTGTCGATGATCATCGCTCCGGCAAAATTGTGGTAAATCTAACCGGTCGTTTGAACAAGTGCGGTGTCATCTCACCGCGTTTCGATGTTCCGATCAACGATATTGAGAAGTGGACCAACAACTTGTTGCCATCTCGTCAATTCGGTTATGTTGTGCTGACTACCTCCGGTGGTATCATGGACCATGAAGAGGCCAGACGGAAACATTTGGGAGGCAAAATTCTTGGATTCTTCTTCTAA